TCACCAACTTGCTCACTGCAATAATACAACTCAAATTCATTGATGGTCAAGTACTTGTTTTAATCACTATGGCCCGGCACAAAACCTGCTATTCACTCTCGGTCGTTATTTATTTGATACATCCATTTTTTATGCATGTACCTTATTTCTTAATCTGACACATCCATCATGCAATCAATTATTCATATTGTCTTCTAGTTAGTTCCATCTCTCCCCTTCAATTTCttcatatctatttttttttccatagtattgatataattaattgtttcaaAACCATTTATCTAGCTGGGACTTAATAGGCTTTTTACCATTCATCTCCAAATGGATGTCACAAACTAAAATACAGACATTACAGTCCACCAACCAACTGGATCATGCATGTGTCAGCTCTGTGTGGATTGAATCCTAATATGGATCAATCAATCATATATGTGGCAAAAACATTATCCAGTTTTGGTATATGATTTCCTTTCCTACTTTTCCTTTCGTGATTTTTTTTAGGTAATCCTCATCAAAGTGAGATCACTAATTAAGCGGTGAATATGACATTCAACTTCAACAGTTTAATTTGATTCCTGCTACCTTGTTGTGCAGCTAACCAAAAAAAAGGTGCTAGCCATGATTCTTTGACAAGTTTGGTTTAGCTAACACCTAGGACAATGACAATGGTAGCAACTATGAGTAAATCCTAGTTTTGtgaaaactttttatttatgattctagtcaattttaataaattaataaataaaactaattgcCTGTGTATTAGTTTACTCACCCCCCTGGTCACCGTTGAGTAGTCTTTTCGTAACCTACTTTGCAATTGATACGCGTAAGAAATCCAACTAAAACGATCATGTGCTCAAGTTAAATTATTGATTAGTCTTCCTACGTACAAATGCTAATTTCATTCTATTGTTAATCGATTGTTATTATTTACACCGAAATTTCTTGTACAAATATTTTAGAAGATTTTTTTATGCAGACTTTTGTTAGCAAATCATTAACTCATTGCCATGCATGAAAATGTTAATCATATAATACTTTATACTCATCTTTGGTTATATATGTAACAACAGAATTATAGAGTATATGTAGAACAAAAAATGAATAactataattaattgataaaaaatatgtaaattaatatAATCTAACATGGAAGCATCatgtttaaaataatcttacatatattaatcttttataaatattaaatgagtAAATTATACTAACTACTTCTGAAGTTTTTGAAATTACGTAAACTCTTCTTGTTTTCATCCATTTTCCCACTTACCTCTTTGAAAAATATACTCTAAcaccactatatatatatatatatatatatatatatatatatatatatatatatatatatatatatatatatatatatatatatatatattactgtaaatattaaacaaaaaatgttgGTATAATTTCACGAAATATCATTGATGATTAATGtaatttatccatattaaataaatgacaCACGTCAGCACgtacatacacatatatattgtTCAATACCAATCTCAAGCTAGAGATCGAATATTCAAGGTGAAATCTCCAATGGCCTGGACGAGTCAAATTCTGATGGTGTATTTGCAGAGACACTAACACTCAAGTTTGCAGGAGGAGATGAAGTATCTACAAATTAGAGATAGTCCACCTTAAACATATTagacttatttatatattttgacaaaaaaaggTTTATTTTTATCATCCTCTTTGGTTCCTAGGGTAAGTATTTCTTACACGATTAACAGTGGAAGGTACCTCTAGCTAGGTTGTGTAAATACTGGGATAAATTAAATTCACAAACTCACAATCTCACACACAACACACATTCACGTATACAGAGGAAGAGTTTCTTTTAATTGCATTCATATCATCCTGATGTGATACAGGGAGGTCTTTTTTTATAGGCagattataacaataaaatataataaaacttaGTGCCTAAGAATTGTCAATGACGTGCCATGCATTAGTAAAACTATAAATAGTAAAATCTAGCTAATGTCGGTGCAGTAAAGCTATGTATCTTTCGGCTGTAGCAGTTGTAATCTTTGAATTCAAAACTTCCAAACTCCCCTAGATTAATTTGTGATGATGCATGCTTAAGGTTGAAGATAAAAGTAAATAgcttgatttaattaatttaaacgaCAGGTTGAATCCCATTTTTTTCTGCTTCTAACGAATTACATTCATGATCTTGTGTGTTTCATGCCTACATGGGTTTCTGATGTAGGatagaaagattaaaattataaatagtatGAGTTAATCTTTCATCTCTTCATATGATAAGTTGAATTTAAAGGATATGTACATTTTTGAAATTGAGTTATacacacatttttatttatttagttaccACGTACGTAAAATTAGACGGTGAAGGTTAATTGACTTAGCACTTTCTATTCTTAATACTAGTACCATAATATGGAATTCTTAAAATGACATAACCATCTGGAGCACTCAAGTGTTCCACGTACACTCCCATGCCATTGCAGTGTGGAAGATATAATTGTGCTGAAACTATAGCTAGCGACATGCCtccttcattttgaatttgatcactACCATCACAGATATGATTAATTGGGCAGCCAAACACTTTATTCTCTCCCATGACTAAGTCTCATTATTTTCATAATAGAAACTTTTGGCTTTTCAATCCACTTTTGATCGTTGCACCACCATCATCTCAAAAACATAATTGCATGCACAAACTGTTGCTTACTCCCATGTAAGTGAATGATTGGCGatatttatctaattaattCCCTTTTCTAATGCGAGTCTACTTTCTTGtataaaataacaacaaaatttcCTTATTAAAAGTTGAAGATGGAAAAGTAGTGTGGCATGGGAAGTAATTGAAGAATTTTCTTTCTACAATGGGCAGAAACAGATCATCAGAAAAATTGTGtccatatctttttttttttttttttctcttctcttcttttcttgacTATTTCTAGGATACCAATTTCAGAACGTAAGAGAAGCTCATGTGGGCTACTTTACTTTTTGTAACAGAAGATCAAATTTACAAACGCCTAGTGACTGCACAGTGCACACCCACTACATCACCAACCCATTCACAGCCATGGTGTGATGCATGAATACCTAGTTTCACTTCAGTTCAagatcctacaaaaaattacatacATATACCTAATAGCAGTTTTATTCGCAGTTTCACCACACATACCTACGGCTTTGCTAAAGCTCGAATAATTTAAACAGTATGATTCAAATAAGAGAAAGGGAAACATACTAAACACAAATCATAATTTGACTACACTAATTGATAATTATTCCAAGTGTCCTTACAATTATGgtcttattctatttttttattaaattttatggcATGACTCAATCCTAATTGTCTAATGTCattctcattattattattattattgcatgTTTTATATTACTgatttagtcaaattttaacTAGGGGTAGCTACAAGCCCCACGCAAATGGGCCAACAAATAGACTTCACCGTCTCTCCTTTTCGTTTTAAGTGGTTGATTCAAAGAATTTGAGGCTATTGTTTCCTGCATCTTCAAATTACTTACTGCACCCTTTTTGTGGCTTTCGAAATGACTAATCTAGAATGTGAAATTAAATTctagattaattataaattttgacttTTAGAATGATGAatacaaaaggtaaaaaaaaaataaaacattctaGAGCAGGAAACAACAACCAGAATTTGATTACGCCAcagcccaattacaattttcaaggattgaaaagaaaagaaattcacCAGCCCAATAATTCGAGCGAGTGATTGCCAACTTTTGCAACAGACCAAGCCGAATTGATGGAAAGAAACCATTTTGGTAAGGCATTTGCTATATCCATTTCCAATTTTTCTAAGATACGCTCtccttttattatttctttaaatttttactaTTATAAATACTCTAAACCCAAGATACCTTTTTAACTCTCCTtatagattataaaaatataaaaaccctATTCTCTGCATTCTatcttattattctttaaacccTTCTCATTCTTTCTCATCAGTTTCCCCCTCCTTTCCTCTTTTGTATATCAAAGGTATTAAAATTGTACCTAAACATCATTCCATTATATTGACTTTGatcgttaaaaaaatatacgacAATTGAAACTGTGAGAAATTAGGGAGTGCACGaaactttgtttcttttcttttcaatttttcaattttgaaacgACAAAGCATTGTTTAATCCTTACTTTGAAAAGTCATTTTGGAATGCTGATTTAGATGAATTCCGGAAACTAGTTTCCAGAATACAAAATCTCTAAATACATTAGGAAAACTACCTTCCTGAAAGTAAATTCCAGAATGTCTAGGAACTACTTTTTGCAAAATTCGGTTCTCATTGCCATCACTGTAGGCCAATAAAAAGAAGTTGAGTTTAGAAAACAATCTTTATAGCAAATGATGATTTTAGGTATAACAAATGTTGATTTCAGAAACAATCGCCcctcaaagaaaaaagaaaataataaaacataattataacTCTGCAAATCAAACAGAGGATTATACTTCAGTGTCTTGTTGTTATCATTCTAGTGGCATTGGACTACATCAAACCAAGCATCAGGAGCACTTGCAATTGCTCTCCCAAAACACGAAAaagcaaacaacaaaaaaacgtaaaaaaccTTATAAGTCACAATCACATATCCGTTGGTCAcacaaaaatgttcaaaataTCCTATATTGCAAGATTGAACGTTCAATGttcgatttttttatttttttttactgctatGGAAACGAAAAGTGAAATAGGAACCTGGATTTGGAGGTATAAACGACGAATGTAAAAAATTTTGAACCCTAAGCAGATAGAATCGAAACCCAATGTGCTAAAGTTTAAGAGAACTTGCAGCACATGACACAAAACAACCTTAAAGAGAAGGGGGAGTGCCTCTTTCGTGAGAGAGTAAACAATTTGGGGAAGACAAatgggataaaaaaaattaaaagcaaaagaGAGGGGGGAGTATTTTTGCCGTGAAAGGAGTGGATTCTTGTGCGGGGAGTGTGCCACAAAATGGAGGAAACAAGAGGTTCTTTGAAAGAAAAAGGTCATCTAACTAatttgacttttaaaaaaagggaagaGAAGTGTAcatagaaaaaaagagaagtagATATAGCAAATGTCTTTTTGGTAATGAGTGACATTAACCTCTTGGTGACTTCACTAGTTTTATTTGAAGCActccattttttttagaattttaaaattactttttatgaaATGAGACTAAATTTCTATGAAGACAATTCTATATTGTTTCTAGTTTGATTCTGCACTCTAGCAAATATCCTTCTTCCATCATGGTTAGGCCTAAGCACTTGTTTTGTTTCACATATCAGACATTTTTAGGCCTAATTTCTATTCCTTCAAGAATGAAACCACACTTCCATATATGACTTGTTGTCTCCATTACTTTGATTTGCAAGAATTAAAGAACTCCCCCATCTAAATCTCCAACCACCCATCACTTCTCACTTTAGGACATTGTAGTTCTTGGAAGCGATGATTACCTTTTAAGTTGGGGTCCAAACAAACATATTTGGTATTGCTATTGCCTCCAAAAATGCCAACTGATAACACCGTGGGATGGTAGTGAAATCCACTGGGATTGATCATCTTGAACACTAGTGAAGCTGAATAATGAGTATTTGAGGACAAGGTAAGAGTGTTTATGCTCCCACTAATGTCAAACCAGCACACAGCCCGAAGCATAGCAACTTCTTGGAACCTGGCTACATATGAATCAATGGCACGTGGCACAAAATTAAAGACATTTGCAAAAATCAATAATTCAATTGAAGGTTTCAAATGGTGATCATCTACCATTACAACTACAATCACATACAGACAGTTATAAAATTTTGTCGTTGCAGTTAAAATTAAGGTTGCAAAATTAGTATTGTTTTTAAAACTCTAGGATCAATCAAATTTTTCTGTATCCGTAGGAATCAATGATACTGCTAGGGTTTAAAATAACTCAGACATCATGCTTAATCAATTGAACTAAACCCTCCTGGTTTAGGATGAATCAACTAACTTGGACTCTGGCAGGCTTGTCCACTCCCAATGTCGAACAGTATCACCCCATATAATGGCCAGATTTCTAGCGGAAAGCATGTAACACTTCTTCCCGGTCCTTTTGCCAATTGAACACTCTGCATTAATTTCAGTGACAACACAATTCATTTACTCGAAACCaataatgcttttttttcttcctaaaacaccaccaccacaaGCAAGTCAGAAATTATGATATGGTTATAGACTAATTACAGTTTTCATCAATTTTCACATGATACATAATCTAGCCTTTTTTgtaaattgataaaattgattatgtGCCAGTGTCATGTAACGACTAATCAACAccataataaactaaaaatccagaaattttttttttttttgacaaatattaattttgttaacagAAGAAACCGAATCCGCAAcctttccatttttttcctttctctttaacCATATAATCCACCTTACATCTTCTCCCAAATcatacaataattaattttcaatacttTCTGAATGCAAAGGACAAATGACACTTACCTTTCTACCCTGATCCATGATGGTGGGGAGGTCCGAGAGAGTGAAATAGAGATCATTCTTAGATGTAGAGGAAGGAGGAATGAAGGAGGTGAAATCAGAGAGGAGAAAACAATCCCACACAGTGTCTGATTTAGCTGCAGAACGAAAGGCTATGGAAACTGAGAGCCTGCATGCATCCACAGGTGTGGTGTATGACAGTATTTTTGCAATGCATCCTTCTGGCAAATCTTGCAACTCCATCGATGTCAGCTATGATGCTGAAGCTAAGCTAGCTTCTACCTTATATTAATCAATTGTTTCACTTCGtatttggatgatttttttCACAAACCGATTGGTTTGATTTGGTTTGCTGTTTGTATTTCTTAAACCGATCCAACCCGAATCAAAtggtaataattatattaacacttatattacttttattgttcattttatatatatgtatcatTTAAGTCTCATAATATTTTATAGTGTTATctatatgaaattttattttttttcataagatttttttaagatatatttaatttaaaatagatgaaattttacagatttttaatgtaaaaacttaatatattaataatttttgtagattattattaataattttttgatgtaattttatttttaaaatatgaaaaaagtatataaattttaataaaataatattttaataaaaatcgcAAAAACTAAATCGAATCAaaccataaaatattaatttggtttgattcaaattttattttaaataaaaatccagCCAAACTGAAtccatgtattttttaaatttggtttGGATAATTTATGGATGAAAAATCGAACTGCGAACACTCTAACCTAACATATGGTTAATGAACCTAACCACCAACCAATCGGAAACCATAGTCACTTCTCCAAAGTGATGGGAGAAATGAAAAATCCTCCATTCACTGCATGTCTATTAACCTTTGAATCCTTTGTAAAAAAACTACCtctacaagatgcatttgctccACTGCAGGCTGATTTATCACATGAATAGTTGACCATGAGTCACTTTCAATCCAAATCCTTGGAAGGTTTGAGGTCCAATTTTTTACTGTATATTTTAGTCGGTAGACCAatcaaatatcataattaattaaagtaagAATAGTCCTAAACACAAATTTCTCTAAACTAAATTTTCAGTTAAGAAATACCAGCAcacttataaataaatttaaatacataaacacATAAAATTATTGTTCAAAGTATTAAACTTCACcataaattacaatttagtctaAATACAAGTACTATAAGATAATCTCAAATTTACTCAAGGAGGCGTTTGATAGAAGGTTTTATGTTTGATGATCATAATTCTTGATAAATATGAATTTCGGAAAAAtgcttaaaaattattaaaatttatttgattcgcCATAAATATTCtcagaaattataaaataaatacaatattgtgcaaaaaaataaaattcttggaattttttctaaaaagaaaagttttttcTGAAAAGAAAAGTCTCGGAAATGTTTTacggatatattttttttgaaataaaacatttattttcaaaaaacgtGTTACGTATTTCTCGGAAATGTTTTATGTATTTCTCGGAAAATGTTTCATGTTTGGTTTTAATAGAATGTCTCCAAAtacgtttgtttttttttttttcaaaaatatattctcGTAGAAATATAACTTCATTAGATATATGTTCATGTAAAACTTTATTATCTAAGTTtatagtttgttaattttgctTATGAAGTATTTAGGTGAGgagtatttttattaatttggtcTAATAGAACTTCAATTTCAtctcctttctctttttattcCACGTTTATTATCTAGCGTTTATTCATATATAACACTATCTTATATgagaacataaaaataattaataacaatcatgagataaagattaaaaataataaatgattaagattaaaatatttaaaatttaaaattaaaaattaatatatcatcAAATCTCTAAAAAATTAACCAAACAAATTTATAAAGATATCAATTGTCAGTCtctaaaatatctcaatttaTCCATCACCATCATGATTGATTGTTGCTGTCATTATCGTAATTGTCGCTATCAGCACCATTATCatcaaccaccaccaccaccatcaacaACCGCCACCACCTCTGTCTTTGTCATCGTCATTACCACTATTGCAGTTATCACCATGATTCTCGTCGTTATCACCATTGTCATCAATTTTCATCACCATTGTTATCATGACCGTCGTCGTCATTGTTGCCACCACCACTACCACCATCAGTGATGGTGGTagctacaacaacaacaacaataatggcGACGATAGTGGTGTCAAACATGGTGATGGTGATAGGTTAATGAAGATTGAGATATTTTAGAACATGATttgtttgatgaattttttagagattcaaagattatattatatttaaattttaaatattttaatctcaaccgtatattatttttattcataatctAATAGTTGTTATTAGTTCTTCTCATATACTTACATAAAAAAGTgttttcacttattttttatgtttggtctctaataaatttttgcttCGTGATGAGTCtctaatatttgaaaagttttgtcCGAGCTCTCTGCTGTTAGTCAAAATCTGTTACCTGCTTACGTGATCGTTAATTGGCCACATAGGCATGCTATGTGTAGTGTCATGTGTGATTTTTGTCTTGACTGAGATTACacataggattttttttaaagtaaaaaatgacgttgttgctgctgcttctCCAAAACCCCCCAAACCACCCCCACCAGTCCCTAACCAACTCCTCCACCAACTCCACACCATCATTGTTGCCACCCCTTCCCCCACCGTTGCTGCTTCTCTAAAACCCCAAAATAAGACCAATTTGGATTTCCTGATCTAGTAGATGTTATAGATCGCGGTGGCCGCAAAGTCAGTGTTGCGCCTCGGATCAAATGGACCCACCCTATTCCTCCCTTGAAAGCCCACGGCAACAACACAACCATAAACACTAACCCATTTTCTACTTTTTCCTTCTCTTGAACAATGACCCCCATGGTGACAACAAATCTCCTTCTCTCAAAAATCACTCACGAACACCCTTTCTGCAAAGAAAACCCTCATCTTTGTTTTCATCCTTTCCTTCTCTTCCCTTCACCTACGACACACAAGTGGGTTTGGGGGCCAAGTGTGAGAGAGAGACTGAGAGAGAAGTAAGGTTTGAGAGTTGGAGGAAGTTGGTGGTGGCGGCTAGCGATGGCGCAAGTAATGGCTGGTGGCAGTGCCAATGGTGGCCAGTGGTTGGGTTGGTGGTGACCCTTGAGAAGGGAGAACAAAAGAAGACAACAATGGAAGCAAGGATTTGCGAAAAGAGCTC
This region of Glycine soja cultivar W05 chromosome 17, ASM419377v2, whole genome shotgun sequence genomic DNA includes:
- the LOC114392774 gene encoding F-box protein PP2-B10-like isoform X1 translates to MELQDLPEGCIAKILSYTTPVDACRLSVSIAFRSAAKSDTVWDCFLLSDFTSFIPPSSTSKNDLYFTLSDLPTIMDQGRKSVQLAKGPGRSVTCFPLEIWPLYGVILFDIGSGQACQSPTRFQEVAMLRAVCWFDISGSINTLTLSSNTHYSASLVFKMINPSGFHYHPTVLSVGIFGGNSNTKYVCLDPNLKGNHRFQELQCPKVRSDGWLEI
- the LOC114392774 gene encoding F-box protein PP2-B3-like isoform X2; this translates as MELQDLPEGCIAKILSYTTPVDACRLSVSIAFRSAAKSDTVWDCFLLSDFTSFIPPSSTSKNDLYFTLSDLPTIMDQGRKSVQLAKGPGRSVTCFPLEIWPLYGVILFDIGSGQACQSPSSKKLLCFGLCAGLTLVGA